ACCAGAGACAAAGAACTTGAGAGGGAACCCACCTGGATTGCCCCAGCGGCGGAGCGAATCCCCGTGCCAGGCGTCGGGGGGCCTGCAGCGGTGACAGTCGCCGAAGACACCCGTGCTGCAGTGTCGCCGGCTCCGGCTGTAGGCGCCGCACGCGGACTGCCTGTACGATCGAAAGAAACCAAGAAATCGAACTCCGACGTCAATGACGAACCAAGAAACCACACGGACCATAGAGAAAGAATTTTGCGCTTTTCTTGGGAGGGAACGCACCTTGATTGCGCAGTGGCTGCTCGAGCATCGTCATCGGTGCCGACTGAGAGAATCCCCCGTGCCCCgacccgccgccgcggccgcctctAAGGAACTGGATAGGGGCGCCGGCGGGGCCTGGAAGCGGCTGCAAACTGCCGGCTGCAGTAGCCGTCGGTTCTGCAGGCGCCTGTGATGTGTCGTCGACGGCTGTAGTCTCCGTCCCCGCCCCGGGGATGTCGTCGTCGGTGGCCTTCCGCTTGTCCCCCATCTCGCCTCGGTCGAACAGCTTCGCAAGAACGCCCAGATGAAGGAGATTCAGAGGTCGCAAGAACTCGGGCGCGCGTGGAGGGAAGGAGGCTACAAGAAAGGATGGGAGAGGGGAggatggcgaggcgaggcgagggaggCTATATAGACGATGACAGAGCGTCTCTCGTCTCCCGCTGCAACCGATTTCAAGAAGCAAAGAGATTCAGAGCTCTCGGTTGATTTGGAAGACAGGAAGAGCCTAAAAATTGGGCCTCCTGCACTTCAGATAGCCCAACCAATGGACCAAATCATTAACCGGCCCAGTTTTATCCTCTCTTTTCTTTGGAGAACTATTCCAGTTTTTACAAAGTTCCAGTgttaaaatgaaaataaaatgacaatgcactTTTTATCTACTCTAGTAACGCTGCTCCAAGTGTAGAGTGCTATCGATGTGATGTATGTACTCCTTTGGTCCTTTTTACTCCACATATAagatttgtttgaagtcaaacttcgtaaacttCTACCATATTTGTATGGAAAatagcaacatctacaatactaaagtaatacaatatgaaaatcaaattcatgaagcatctgatgatattgattttgtattatgattgttgatatttttttttataaagttggtcaaactttacgaagtttgacgcAAGAGAAaacttatatgcggagtaaaaaaaaTACCGGAGGTGTACTGCCACATTTGGTCACATCAGTATATCACAAGAATCAACTTGAAATAGTATTTCACCTCACTTTTTTATTAAGAACCACACATTACGAGGAGCTCACCCTGGACTAGTGAACAACATACAATGTACTCCcgccgttcctttatataaggtgtatttgtttttttttaAGTTAAACAAGAGCATGTTTGACCGAGTTTTTAGAAAAGTAAATATCCGCAATATGAAATTTATATCATGTGATCcatcatgaaaagtagtttcatattttatctattaggtatCGCAGGTGTTGTTATTTTAttttataatcttggtcaaacatttaaatggttgacttgcacggaaaTCAATATGGCATGCCcaggaaggcattccctctttcgtcttcgatgtattggtaactttacttggagctatatttttattcgtacgtgatatgtgttttgcttggattttcttttgcttttcttaGGTTTGTTTGCTTATTTCCACAGTCATTGTTTGTTGATCGCACCTTTTTATGAGAGACACACATTCATCTCAAATTTATAGAATATGATGGGCCTTagtaggggggtactaaggagaaAAAGCGGACAAAGGCTACGATCGAGCAGAGAAGCACATCAAAGATACAAAGAGAAGCGTCGCTTGATACTGCTAAGCCCTCATCTACTAAAACACTCGTTGGTCTAGGCAGAGGGAACAAAAAAAGCCTGTGAGCAGAGGGAAGACTCAGAAGGAAGGCGACATCGTCAACTTTGAAAGGAGGGTGCCTCGATGCTTCACCAACTGATTGTCGCTGAAGGGGACCTCTTGCCCCCTCCCCGCACCCTAGCCAAAAGGGCGCCAATCCGTTTGACAATAAGGATAAGGGAAGCGAAACATTGTACCGCCGAGGAAGAAGGGACTCTGAGAACGACCACCGTCGCTAGCTAAGCAATGCCACAAGCCACGCCACCACCAGCGATGAACCGTCTTCATGAGCACTCAAAGAAGCTACCTAAGCTCCTGGAGCGGCGCATAAGGGAAAAAAATTAAAGGATCGAACCCCTTACTAGTGGCATGTGCGGAAGCCTGCTAGTGGCATGTAGGCGGCTCCTATTGGTATCATGCCATTGGTAAGTGGTTACTAGTGGCGTGTGTGTTGCACGCCAACTAGTAACTCATATAGCAGTGTCATGTGTGGTTGCCTGCGTGCCACTAGTGAGTTATATATTAGTGGTGTTCATGTTTTACTACGCGCCACTATGACATGACTAGCTAGTGGTGTCTTCTCCTCCTGGCACTCCACTGATAGTAATTTATGGTATAAAAAGATTGCAAATAATGGAATAGATTCAGTATTTTATTGCTGCCATGACAacattttgtaaaaaaaattgcTGCCAGCGGCATTACTGTGCCAAAAGGCTTCTTATGCTTCCATCGCAGCATTCTTTTAGCTATTTTGCTCCCATGGTAGGTTTTGCATTTTTTTAGCCAAAGGAATTATTCCCTGCCATGGCAACAATTTTAAAGCCTTTTTGGCTGCCATGGCGGCAATTTTCACCCGTTTTTGCTACCATGGTAGCACTAATGAGCCAAAGAGTTCATTTTGCTATCATGGCAACATTTTATAGCAATTTTTGCTATGATGACAACATTTTTCAGAAAATCTAACATTAGCATTTCCTaggtattgctacctcttgagcactgcgttggtttttccttgaagaggaaagggtgatgcagcaaagtagcgtaagtatttccctcagttttgagaaccaaggtatcaatccagtaggagaccacgcgcgagtcccacgcacctacacaaacaaacaagaacctcgcaaccaacgcgataaaggggttgtcaatcccttcacggtcacttacgagagtgagatctgatagatatgataggataatatttttggtatttttgtgataaagatgcaaagtaaaataaactgTAATAgaaataacaaagtgttggaagattaatatgatagaaaatagacccgggggccataggtttcactagtggcttctctc
This window of the Triticum aestivum cultivar Chinese Spring chromosome 5D, IWGSC CS RefSeq v2.1, whole genome shotgun sequence genome carries:
- the LOC123121082 gene encoding uncharacterized protein; the encoded protein is MGDKRKATDDDIPGAGTETTAVDDTSQAPAEPTATAAGSLQPLPGPAGAPIQFLRGGRGGGSGHGGFSQSAPMTMLEQPLRNQGSPRAAPTAGAGDTAARVSSATVTAAGPPTPGTGIRSAAGAIQMPWFLDIDFLVSNSIPSTV